The proteins below come from a single Erythrobacter sp. SG61-1L genomic window:
- a CDS encoding low temperature requirement protein A, with protein MAEPKMPPLPSSLLRNPADGEVRVSFLELFFDLVYVFAITQISHFLLAHHGAAAVVEALVIFAAIWWAWVYTTWAANWLDPERVQVRITLLLTMLASLVMAVSIPKAFAEHGLIFACAYLAIQIGRSAFVAIVMRRNNHEAARTMQRIVLYFVLSGCLWIAGALSQHTEVRLACWLAALAIEYSGPSTGYRLPFGGSVMPSDWRISGGHMAERCALFIIIALGEGIIVTGATYAGNALTFLNSSAFLAAFTGSVLMWWIYFDVGAKRGAELIEHHHEPGRIARSAYTYLHMPIVLGIIGTAVADELLLAHPHGHTEPALVLSLCGGGAIYILGVGLFKRFANPFRNFPMSHRFGLIALAGLALLGMLLEPPALIFGWLSVAIFALVVIWEWTSFHGGWVERFGHRLGPVGRYLQRAAVRAEAKREERFGGKPD; from the coding sequence TTGGCCGAACCGAAAATGCCGCCACTGCCTAGCTCGCTGCTGCGCAATCCGGCCGATGGCGAGGTCCGGGTCAGCTTTCTCGAGCTGTTCTTCGATCTCGTCTATGTCTTCGCCATCACCCAGATTTCCCACTTCCTGCTCGCCCATCACGGCGCGGCGGCTGTGGTCGAGGCGCTGGTAATCTTCGCGGCGATCTGGTGGGCTTGGGTCTACACGACATGGGCCGCGAACTGGCTCGATCCCGAACGGGTTCAGGTGCGCATCACCCTGTTGCTGACCATGCTGGCCAGCCTGGTGATGGCCGTTTCCATTCCCAAGGCCTTTGCCGAACACGGCCTGATCTTCGCCTGCGCCTATCTGGCCATCCAGATCGGGCGATCCGCCTTCGTCGCCATCGTCATGCGCCGCAACAACCACGAGGCCGCGCGGACGATGCAGCGGATCGTCCTCTACTTCGTTCTGAGTGGATGCCTCTGGATCGCAGGCGCCTTGTCGCAGCACACGGAAGTCCGCCTGGCCTGCTGGCTGGCTGCACTGGCCATCGAATATTCGGGGCCGAGCACCGGATACCGCCTGCCCTTCGGCGGCAGCGTGATGCCCAGCGACTGGCGCATTTCCGGCGGCCACATGGCGGAACGCTGCGCCCTGTTCATCATCATCGCGCTGGGCGAAGGGATCATCGTGACCGGCGCGACATACGCCGGCAATGCCCTCACATTCCTCAACAGCTCGGCCTTCCTCGCCGCCTTCACCGGCTCTGTCCTGATGTGGTGGATCTATTTCGATGTCGGGGCGAAGCGCGGCGCCGAACTGATCGAGCATCACCACGAACCCGGACGGATCGCCCGCAGCGCCTATACCTATCTGCACATGCCCATCGTGCTGGGCATCATCGGCACGGCCGTGGCCGACGAGTTGCTGCTGGCCCATCCGCACGGCCATACGGAACCGGCACTTGTCCTTTCGCTTTGCGGCGGCGGGGCGATCTACATTCTGGGCGTGGGCCTGTTCAAACGCTTCGCCAATCCGTTCCGCAACTTCCCCATGTCGCACCGCTTCGGCCTGATTGCCCTTGCCGGGCTGGCCCTGCTGGGAATGCTGCTGGAGCCGCCCGCCCTGATCTTCGGATGGCTGTCCGTGGCGATCTTCGCCCTTGTCGTCATCTGGGAATGGACCAGCTTCCACGGCGGCTGGGTGGAACGGTTTGGCCACCGGCTTGGGCCTGTCGGCCGCTATCTCCAGCGGGCTGCCGTCCGGGCCGAGGCCAAACGGGAAGAACGCTTCGGCGGCAAGCCGGACTAA
- a CDS encoding alpha/beta hydrolase, which produces MTGDELSAVTLATGIELAVWDSGPRDAPALIFLHGFPESHRSWRHQIRHFSARYRCIAPDQRGYGGSSKPQDVASYSADRLIADIFQLADALGVESFTIVGHDWGGAISWPIAMIGQASGRVTRAVIANAPHAALFQRLLYTDPVQRRASQYMRAFRDPANDDLVRQHGLAALLVKALRWQPSAALEPEERDFMLASWQDRDACFGMLNWYRASAVEVPAEDAPYALPTDWTPPPMPKLTIPTLVIWALDDLALPPCNLDGLEDLAENLTIERVSGCGHFVQWERPAAVIAAMEDFLGRTENAATA; this is translated from the coding sequence GTGACGGGGGATGAACTTTCCGCCGTCACGCTTGCTACCGGCATCGAACTGGCCGTGTGGGACAGCGGCCCGCGCGATGCCCCCGCCCTGATCTTCCTGCATGGCTTTCCCGAAAGCCACCGCAGCTGGCGCCACCAGATCCGCCATTTCAGCGCGCGCTATCGCTGCATTGCGCCCGACCAGCGCGGCTATGGCGGATCGTCCAAGCCGCAGGACGTGGCCAGCTATAGTGCGGACAGGCTGATCGCGGATATCTTCCAGCTGGCCGACGCGCTCGGCGTCGAAAGCTTCACCATCGTCGGCCATGATTGGGGCGGCGCGATCAGTTGGCCCATTGCGATGATCGGTCAGGCCAGCGGCCGGGTGACGCGCGCCGTGATCGCCAATGCGCCCCATGCGGCGCTGTTCCAGCGTCTGCTTTACACCGACCCAGTCCAGCGCCGCGCCAGCCAGTATATGCGTGCCTTTCGCGATCCGGCGAATGACGATCTGGTGCGCCAGCACGGCCTTGCCGCCCTGCTGGTCAAGGCGCTGCGCTGGCAGCCCTCCGCCGCGCTGGAACCGGAAGAGCGGGATTTCATGCTGGCCAGCTGGCAGGATCGCGATGCCTGTTTCGGCATGCTCAACTGGTATCGCGCCTCTGCCGTCGAAGTCCCCGCCGAAGACGCGCCCTATGCCCTGCCCACAGACTGGACGCCACCGCCCATGCCGAAGCTCACCATCCCCACGCTGGTGATCTGGGCACTGGACGATCTGGCCCTGCCGCCCTGCAATCTGGATGGGCTTGAAGACCTTGCCGAGAACCTCACTATCGAGCGCGTTTCCGGCTGCGGTCATTTCGTGCAATGGGAACGTCCGGCTGCAGTGATCGCGGCAATGGAGGATTTCCTTGGCCGAACCGAAAATGCCGCCACTGCCTAG
- a CDS encoding pirin family protein: MNVIDTITPISHDLGDFEVRRVLPAKERRMVGPFIFVDQFGPAQLDIGRAMDVRPHPHINLATVTWLFGGEYAGAIEHRDSLGSHSIIRPGQVNLMTAGSGIVHSERSPGAEREAGPRLYGMQTWLALPDGKEEIAPAFESVSELPLIEDQCVTARVIMGELWGEKAPTTTYAETIYAEILLGPSGAIPIEADADERAVMLVGGEATLDGKPLKLYELAVLRPGAEMVLDSRTGGRVMLLGGEAFSTRRHVWWNFVSSRRDRIEQAKRDWKEGRFPKVPGDEVEFIPLPEQPLTRSE; encoded by the coding sequence ATGAATGTGATCGACACCATTACGCCGATCTCCCACGATCTGGGCGATTTCGAGGTTCGCCGCGTGCTGCCCGCGAAGGAACGCCGGATGGTCGGCCCCTTCATCTTCGTGGACCAGTTCGGCCCGGCCCAGCTCGATATCGGCCGGGCAATGGACGTGCGCCCGCATCCCCATATCAATCTGGCGACTGTCACCTGGCTGTTCGGCGGCGAATATGCCGGTGCGATCGAACATCGCGACAGCCTGGGCAGCCATTCGATCATCCGCCCCGGTCAGGTAAACCTGATGACTGCGGGCAGCGGCATCGTCCATTCCGAACGCAGCCCGGGTGCCGAACGCGAAGCCGGGCCGCGCCTCTATGGCATGCAGACCTGGCTCGCCCTGCCCGATGGCAAGGAAGAGATCGCGCCTGCCTTCGAATCTGTCAGCGAGTTACCACTGATCGAGGATCAATGCGTTACCGCCCGCGTGATCATGGGCGAGCTGTGGGGCGAAAAGGCACCCACCACGACCTATGCCGAAACCATCTATGCCGAAATCCTGCTGGGCCCCAGCGGCGCGATCCCCATCGAAGCCGATGCGGACGAACGCGCGGTGATGCTGGTGGGCGGCGAGGCGACTTTGGATGGCAAGCCGCTCAAGCTCTATGAACTGGCAGTGCTGCGCCCCGGCGCGGAAATGGTGCTGGATTCCCGCACCGGCGGCCGGGTGATGCTGCTGGGCGGCGAAGCCTTCAGCACCAGGCGCCATGTCTGGTGGAATTTCGTCAGTTCCCGCAGGGACCGGATCGAGCAGGCCAAGCGCGACTGGAAGGAAGGCCGCTTCCCCAAGGTTCCGGGTGACGAGGTGGAGTTCATCCCCCTGCCCGAACAGCCGCTGACCCGCAGCGAGTAA
- a CDS encoding BolA family protein, which yields MAGPLQREMEDLLQAAFSPLKLEVINDSARHHGHAGDDGSGESHFTVVIESAAFAGKSRVERQRMVNRALGDIPGERVHALAIKATAPEDTP from the coding sequence ATGGCCGGCCCCCTACAGCGCGAAATGGAAGACTTGCTGCAGGCGGCATTCAGCCCGCTGAAGCTGGAAGTCATCAATGATTCGGCCCGCCATCACGGCCACGCGGGTGACGATGGCAGCGGCGAATCGCACTTCACCGTGGTGATCGAAAGTGCCGCCTTCGCCGGCAAATCCCGCGTAGAACGCCAGCGCATGGTTAACCGGGCGTTGGGTGACATTCCGGGCGAACGCGTCCATGCCCTTGCCATCAAGGCCACTGCACCCGAGGACACCCCATGA